The Myxococcaceae bacterium DNA segment GAGATATATGACTATCTGAGGCTTCTGTTTGCTCGTGTGGGAAAAGCTTATTGCTATCGCTGTCATCAACCCATCGAAGGTCGTAGTGCGACTCAAATAGTGGATGAAATTTTAGAACGTGCCTTGGGTGGTAAAGTCCAGATCTTGTCGCCAATTGTTCGCGCACGAAAAGGCGAATATCGACAAGAGTTAAACGAGTTGCGAAAGCAAGGGTTTGCTCGGGTCCGAATCGATGGGCATATTAAACTTTTAGAAGAAGAATTGAATCTGAACCCCAAAGTGAAGCATACGATTGAAGTGGTCATCGATCGGCTGAATGTCGAACCAGAAAGTCGGTTGCGCTTAGCGGAAAGCGTTGAATTAGCCCTTAAAAAATCCCGAGGTTTGGTGGTCGTCCTCTTTGAACAAGAGGAAGTTTTGTTGAGCGAGCACTCCGCTTGCGTAGACTGTGGGATTTCGTATCCGGAAATCGAGCCGCGTTTATTTTCTTTCAATGCGCCTCAAGGAGCCTGTCCGAAGTGTTCAGGTCTGGGGATGTTGTACGGTCGAGAGGTTGTCGATGAAGAAGCCGTCGGCGAGATTTGTCCTGCTTGCCAAGGAGATCGTCTAAGACCTGAGGCACGATCGGTTCAAGTGGGAGGAGAATCGATCGTTGGCCTGACCTCAAAGTCGATTCAACAGGCTTTTGAATTTTTCAAAGAGCTTCGTTTGAGTGGGCGGTTTGAGACGATTGCAAAGCCAATCTTAAAAGAAATCAGCGGACGCCTTGAATTTTTGCTGGAAGTTGGCCTCGATTATATACACTTAGATCGAGCTGCCGGATCACTGTCCGGAGGTGAAGCTCAGCGCATTCGTTTGGCAACCCAGATTGGCTCTGCTTTGGTTGGGGTGCTTTACGTGCTCGATGAGCCGAGCATCGGATTGCATCAACGCGATAATGAGCGCCTCATCGCCACTTTGAAAAAGTTGCGAGATCTTGGAAATACCGTTTTGGTTGTTGAACACGACGAAGAAACCATTCTGGAATCGGACTATGTTGTCGACATGGGGCCTGGAGCTGGCAGGCTAGGAGGAGAGATCGTTGCTCAAGGAACGCCGCAAGCGATTCTTGAGAATCCAGAGTCCTTAACTGGCAGATACTTGTCTCGTGCTTTGTGCATCGAAATTCCTCCAAAGCGCCGAGCAGGTATTGGGAAGAAGCTCGAACTCGTGGGAGCGTCGGGTCATAACCTGAAAGCAGTTGATTTTACCCTACCGCTGGGGACTTTGACTTGCATAACAGGGGTATCCGGTTCGGGTAAAAGCAGCCTGGTAGTGGATACGCTTCGGCCGATTCTGAATCAAGCTTTTTTCGATTCGAGAGAAAAGCCCTTGATGTATCAGTCTATCCGAGGTTTGGAACATATTGATAAGCTGATCGATATTGATCAATCGCCGATCGGGCGAACGCCGCGAAGCAATCCGGTGACTTACACGGGTGTTTTCGACGAGATCCGGGCTCTTTTTGCCAGTCTTCCGGACGCAAAATTGCGACACTACGATGTGGGCCGGTTTTCTTTCAACGTCAAAGGAGGGCGCTGCGAAATTTGCACCGGAGCAGGCCTGATTAAAATTGAAATGAACTTTTTGCCGGATGTCTATGTCACATGTGATGTCTGCAAAGGGAAACGATTCAATACGGAAACGCTCAGCGTTCGTTATCGAGACAAAAGCATATCGGACGTGCTGGAAATGACAGTAGACGATGCCTACGAGTTCTTTCAGGCCATTCCGGCGATTGCTCGCAAGCTCGATACTTTGCGGCGCGTGGGCCTTGGCTATGTGCACTTGGGTCAGCAAGCCACGACTTTGTCCGGTGGAGAGGCGCAGCGGGTCAAACTAAGCAAAGAGTTAGCCCGTCGTTCTACTGGAAAGACGCTTTATATCTTGGATGAGCCAACAACAGGGCTGCATTTTCACGACGTCAAACACCTTTTAGAGGTTTTGCAGTACTTGGTCGATCAAGGAAATACGGTTTTGGTGATCGAGCACAATTTGGATGTGATTAAAGTGGCGGATTGGATTGTAGATATGGGTCCAGAAGGTGGGGATCGAGGAGGGCAGATTGTTGCTCAAGGCTCTCCAGAGCGGATTGCTGGAGTTGAAGCAAGCCATACAGGCCGATTCTTGAAGCAGATCCTGTCCCGAGAAAATCACGATTTGGCTGAGCGAGAATTGTCGAATCGAGACCGAATTCAGACCATTGACCAAATTCGCGGAAGACGGGCTAAAACAGAGAGAATCAAAAAATAAAAAGCATGTTTGCTGGAATAGGCCCCTAGCGCAAGAAGTTCAACGATCATGAAAAAGAAATTTGTCTTGGTTTCTATGATGTTTGCAATCGCTTCTTGGGCTGAAGAGGAAGCTGTTTTTAATACGACGGAAGATGTTCGTGTGGAACAGCCCTATCCGATCGAAGAAGACACGAACGAAAATAATTTTGTTACTCGAGCGCTCTTGGGTGCGCGCAAGAAGTGTCAGCGAGCTCGGAGCCTCGTTAAAAAAACTCAAAAAGACGTGGAAACTGCTCGAACAAGCTGGGAAAAGGTTGAAAGCTCCTGCAAACAAATCTTGGAAAACGAAGACAGTGTTTCCGAAACCCCGGTTGCTCCGAACGCTGACTTGCCAAAAGACGAAATCTAGTATTCGTTGACAAGATGCTGATTCGAATCGCATCTTGTTTGCTGTGCTTACCTATCTTAGCGAATGCGGCTGCTTTGGCTAAGATCCAAGCCTTATACGATCGGACGCATGCATTTCAGGCGGACTTTCAACAAACCTATCGTAACAAACTCTTCAACCGGACCGAGCACAGTACGGGGGAAGTCCGCTATCAGCGCCTGGGAAAAATGCGTTGGGACTATCGGTCTCCGCACGCTAAGTCTTTTATTCTCAACGGCAAAAAACTTTGGTTAGTCGAGCCTTCTGAAAAAACAGTTTCGATCAATCGCTGTTTCAAGAGTGATACCTTAAGTCAATCGTTGATTTTTCTGGGTGGAGAAGGAAGATTGGCGCGTGAATTTAAGCTTTTGTCTGCTTCCAAAAACCAGCTCGTGTTGGTTCCCAAGCAAAAGACCGAGCTTTTCGAGAAGCTTATCTTGAGCTTTGAGGCTAAAACATACCAGATTTCACGGGTTATCTTGATCGATGTCGATGGAAACCAAAACGAGTTTGTATTTTCGAATCGCCGGTTTAATCGCCGATTGCCTGCTCCAGCATTTGATTACAAAACCCCTCCTGGGTTTGAAGAAGTCAATTTAGCGAGTGATTGTTAATTAAAAGCTTTGCCCAATGGTAAACAAAAACTGCACAGGAGAATCGCCGGCGGGGATACCTGGAGTGCCATGTGGACGCCGAACCAACGGAAATCCCCATTCGAATCGCAGAGCTCCAAAGGGGCTTAGCCACCGAAGGCCAAAGCCGGCTGCGCTATACAAACCCATGCCGTAAAACAGTCCCAACGGATCCCAGTACTGTGGATGCGTATTTTTGAGATTTTTATGGCCAATGTAGAATAGATTCTCAAAAGGCGAGTAGACGTTTCCCAGGTCAAAAAAGAACACTGCGGATAAATTGAGTGTTTTTGCAATCGGAAATTCTAGTTCTAGATTGGATAGGAATTGTTTGTTGCCACCTACATTGATTTGTTGGATCGGCTGTGTGCTGTATTGTTGGCTGACGTTGAGAACGGGTCCAATCGATTGAAAATAGTACCCGCGTAGACCTGTAGCTGCTCCGAGTTGCACTCCTCCTAAACGGAAATTTTCCGAGACAATTTGGACCCCAAAAGTATTTAAAAATCCAAAATCAACATTCAACTTGAGAACCCAGTTTTTTAGAAAAAACCATTGGTCAAAGTTGTAATAAAAGCGAGTGGTGGTACCCAAACGCAGGAAGTTATTGCTGGTGGATTGAGATTCCAACTTGTCGAGTAAGCCCGAGCCCAAATAAGCATTGGCGAATTCACTTCGAAACTCCAAAAGATAGCCGGCTGTTGGGAAAAGGCGATTATTGCGTTGATCCATCTGAAGGACCGGCTTTAGCGAGGTCGTGTAACGGGGTTGATGTAAATGCCACCCCCAGTAATTGATTCCCTCTAGGCTATCTTCGACCTCAACGCGTTCAGCCATGTAAGACAGGTAAAAACGCAAGTTTTCAAAATCAGGAACATAGGGTTTCCAAAAAGGAGAAGCATTTTGATACCAGCGATTGGAGTAGGGGCTTAAGAAAGATCCGATGGGGTAGCCAAAGCCAAGCTCGCCTCCGCTATTTCCTCGATAATAGTCAATTAAGAATCGCTGAGTGTGATAGGCCCGCAGCGAAAACGAAACCGGCTCACGATTCAGATAGAGTAAATAAGGGTCTGAGAAAGATAGTTCGAAGATGCGTCGATAGGCCGATAATTGAACGACGGCACTGAGGCTTTGTCCTCGCCCAAACAGATTGTTTTGAGTGACCTGGCCTTGAAAGAGGAGTCCTTCTCCTCCTGTTCCGTAACCGCCACCGACTTGGATTTGCCCAAGTTTCTTCTCTTTCACTACAATCTCCACATCGATGTGGTCGGGGTTTTGAGCACTGGGTTTGGTATCCATTTGGACGGATTCGAAATAACCGAGTTGATTCAGACGCTGCTCGCTAAGCCTTAGCAGAGAAGCGGAATAGAGCTCTCCTTCGTAGATGCGTAGTTCTCGTCGGATGACCTCATCCACGGTGCTGGTGTTGCCCTTGATTTCAAAACGTCCAAAGTAGACGAGGGGACCCGGATCGATCTGAAGCTTCAAATCGACGATGTGCTCTTGTTCGTGGATTTGTGGCTCTGGAGAAATATTGACATACGCATAGCCCTGATCACGATAGAGCTCTTGGATTGAAACCAGATCTTTCATCAATTGGGTTTTATTGAAAACATCGCCTTGCTGAAGCTCAATATGATCTCTTAAGAAATCTTCTGAATAATCAAGTCGATCTCCATCAACTTCAAGAGTTCCCAAACTGAAAGGTTCGCCTTCGGTGAGCGAAATATGCACGCTGATCCGAGTTTTGTCTGGTGACAAAGCAGCTCGAGGTTTTGAAACTTGGACATTTAAATATCCATGCTCTTGATACAGCTGCTCAATTAAAAGCGCGTCAATATCCAGCATCTCCTCGTTGTAAAGCCCCCACTGCGTGATGAAGCTTAACGGGTGTTTTTCTTTGCTGCGCATGCTTGCTTTGATCCGATCAGTCGATAAAGTCCGGTTCCCTAAGATCGTGATTTGATCAATTTTCGTTTTGGCATCTTCTTCAATATGGAAAATGACTTCGACAAAATCCGTTGCTTTCACCGTTTCGTCTTTTAAGAGATCCGTTGCTTGACTTGCTTTGATTTCATAAGAAACGGTGGCCAGCAAAAATCCTTTTTCGATGTAGAGCTTTCGGATTTTCTCAGCGTTTTCTCGAATTCTCATCACATCGGCAATTTGGTAGGGTTTTAGGTCAATCACCTCTTCCAAGCCGGATTCTAGAATCTCTTGGTTTCCGATAAATCGCACTTTATAAAGCGTTGCTTTCTCCGTTAAACGAATGGTCAAGAGTATGCTGCCATTCGGACCTCTATCTTGGTGAAATTGAACGTCCGCGAACAGCCCCATCTTCAGGATCGCTCGAATGTCTTCTTGGATGCTTTCTCGATGAAGCGGTTGGTTGATTTGAGATTTTAACAGGACCAGCACAGCTTCGGGCTCGGTTTTTTGAGCTCCTATCACTCGGATCTCATAGATTCGACCCGGAGTAGGAGACTTGGCTTGCAGGACCCCTACTTGGCCCGAGCGTTTGAAGGCTTGTTCACTTTCCTCGGTGAATTGTGCCGTAGGCAATGCGCTTCGGGATAGCGTAGGATCTCGTACGGTCTTGTTTTTTTTTGTTTTTGAATGTGGCGAGATTGAGCCAGGCGTCATCGATTGGCCTTGCAGCAGAGATGCCGAAAACAGGACTCCTACAGCGATTTTTGAGGCGCGAAACATCACGGATTGCTGTATAGCGCTCGATAATCTTGGTCTATAGCCTCCTGGAAGAAAATCGTCATCATTCACCGAAGTTGTTTGTAGTATCTCAAGGCTTTTTCACGGGACTCTGCCAGGTCAACCACTGGCTTTGGATAAGTTCTTGGAGGGTGCTTGCTTTTCCAGGGTTCGAATAACTCCGCAATGGTTAAATGCCTGAGCTCCGGCACGAAGCGTTTAATGTATTCGCCGGCTGGGTCGAAAGTTTTGGCTTGAGTCGTGGGGTTAAAGATTCGAAAAAAAGGAGCCGCATCGACTCCAGAGCCGGCTACCCATTGCCAGCCCATCGCGTTGTTGGCGAGGTCTGCATCGACGAGGCAGTCTGAAAACCATTCGAGTCCGCGTTTCCAATGAATGAGTAGATTTTTGGTTAAAAACGATCCCACGACCATTCGAACTCGATTGTGCATCGTTCCAGTTTCCCAAAGTTCGCGCATGCCTGCATCAACAAGCGGGATTCCAGTCAAACCTTTTTGCCATCGCTCAAGCAACGGCGAGGAATCTTGCCAAGGAAACGAGTCAAAAGCGCTTTGATAATTCTCGCAAGCAGTATGAGGATGATCAAAGAGAATGGAGTGAGCAAATTCTCTCCAAATCAGCTGCCGGATAAACGGATGATTCGGCTCGTGGATGTCCCACCAAATTGCGTTCGGGGATATTTCTCCGAAATGAAGGTAAGGAGCCAAGCAAGAACTTGCCGAAAGGGCGGGGTAGTCTCGATTGAGCTCATAAGCCGATAGCTTGCTGTTGCAAAAACGATCCCAGGTTTGTTGCGCGCCATCTTCGCCCGGGGTCCAGTACTGAGCAACTTTGAGAGCCCAAGCGGGAAGCGCTTCAAGCTCTTTCTCGGGAGAAATCCAATGCAACTGAAGCTGTTTTGGAGCTGGCAGGGGCTTTCGAGGAGGCGGGCTTTCTGCTGATAAGTTTCGGTAGAAAGGAGTGAATACCCGGTAAGGCGTGCCGTCTTTTTTCTGCGTTTGCCAGGGTTCAAAGAGCAAGGAGGCATTAAACGTGTCACATCGAATACCTTGTTCTCGAAGAGTGTGCTTGAGGACTTTGTCCTGCTGGAGGCCGATGGGATCGTATCGTCGGTTCCAGAAGACTCCAGAAATTTGTTCAGAGCGAATGAGTCTTTGGATAATTTCGAGTGGCTGGCCTTCAAATATTCTCAGATGGTTTGAAAGATGTTTGTTGAGCTGGCTTAAGCTTTGAGTCACCCAAGACTGACTCGCTGCGCCTGCTTCGGGATCTCGAATGTAGATAGGCAAAACCCTTCCAAGTCGAGAGGCCTCTTGTAAGGCGGGGTTATCAAATAACCGAAGATCTTGGCGAAACCAGACAAGATGGATTGGCTGCATACAAACCCTAAGACACAAGAATGAGTCTGGCGGAGCGACCGGGATTCGAACCCGGGATAGAGTTTCCCCTATACACACTTAGCAGGCGTGCGCCTTCAGCCACTCGGCCATCGCTCCACTCTCACAAAGCTGAGAACGAGATTATTCTAGCAGCTTTCTGTTTTACCCGTCAAGTCATTCGTTGCTTGATTTAGCGCTCTAACTCTTCAATGCGCTCGGAAAAGTTTAGGCCAAGCCACACCTGAGAGTGTTGAAACACAATTTTGCTAGAAATTGCTGTGTCTGGCGCTCCAGAAAAACCGCATTTTTCAAGCTGCTCTATTTTTTTCCACCGATAAGCCAGTGGCTTTTGAGATAGTCGACTCATCAACTTTTAGTGCAAGAAGATTTCGGGCAATTTGAAGATTGGCCCAAAACATAAAGAGAGTCTGTGCACTATTTGACTAGAAAACATAACAAGGCTTGATCATTATTCTGCTGACTTAGGTGTTATTTTATTTTGACAAGGCGCGTAGTTTGAATCCCATAAATACGGTTTCGTCAAGGAAATTAGAGACCC contains these protein-coding regions:
- the uvrA gene encoding excinuclease ABC subunit UvrA yields the protein MTSIRVQGARVHNLKNIGVELPRDRLVVLTGLSGSGKSSLAFDTIYAEGQRRYVESLSSYARQFLEMQDKPDVDQIDGLSPAISIEQKTTSKNPRSTVATVTEIYDYLRLLFARVGKAYCYRCHQPIEGRSATQIVDEILERALGGKVQILSPIVRARKGEYRQELNELRKQGFARVRIDGHIKLLEEELNLNPKVKHTIEVVIDRLNVEPESRLRLAESVELALKKSRGLVVVLFEQEEVLLSEHSACVDCGISYPEIEPRLFSFNAPQGACPKCSGLGMLYGREVVDEEAVGEICPACQGDRLRPEARSVQVGGESIVGLTSKSIQQAFEFFKELRLSGRFETIAKPILKEISGRLEFLLEVGLDYIHLDRAAGSLSGGEAQRIRLATQIGSALVGVLYVLDEPSIGLHQRDNERLIATLKKLRDLGNTVLVVEHDEETILESDYVVDMGPGAGRLGGEIVAQGTPQAILENPESLTGRYLSRALCIEIPPKRRAGIGKKLELVGASGHNLKAVDFTLPLGTLTCITGVSGSGKSSLVVDTLRPILNQAFFDSREKPLMYQSIRGLEHIDKLIDIDQSPIGRTPRSNPVTYTGVFDEIRALFASLPDAKLRHYDVGRFSFNVKGGRCEICTGAGLIKIEMNFLPDVYVTCDVCKGKRFNTETLSVRYRDKSISDVLEMTVDDAYEFFQAIPAIARKLDTLRRVGLGYVHLGQQATTLSGGEAQRVKLSKELARRSTGKTLYILDEPTTGLHFHDVKHLLEVLQYLVDQGNTVLVIEHNLDVIKVADWIVDMGPEGGDRGGQIVAQGSPERIAGVEASHTGRFLKQILSRENHDLAERELSNRDRIQTIDQIRGRRAKTERIKK
- a CDS encoding outer membrane lipoprotein carrier protein LolA gives rise to the protein MLIRIASCLLCLPILANAAALAKIQALYDRTHAFQADFQQTYRNKLFNRTEHSTGEVRYQRLGKMRWDYRSPHAKSFILNGKKLWLVEPSEKTVSINRCFKSDTLSQSLIFLGGEGRLAREFKLLSASKNQLVLVPKQKTELFEKLILSFEAKTYQISRVILIDVDGNQNEFVFSNRRFNRRLPAPAFDYKTPPGFEEVNLASDC
- the bamA gene encoding outer membrane protein assembly factor BamA, which produces MNDDDFLPGGYRPRLSSAIQQSVMFRASKIAVGVLFSASLLQGQSMTPGSISPHSKTKKNKTVRDPTLSRSALPTAQFTEESEQAFKRSGQVGVLQAKSPTPGRIYEIRVIGAQKTEPEAVLVLLKSQINQPLHRESIQEDIRAILKMGLFADVQFHQDRGPNGSILLTIRLTEKATLYKVRFIGNQEILESGLEEVIDLKPYQIADVMRIRENAEKIRKLYIEKGFLLATVSYEIKASQATDLLKDETVKATDFVEVIFHIEEDAKTKIDQITILGNRTLSTDRIKASMRSKEKHPLSFITQWGLYNEEMLDIDALLIEQLYQEHGYLNVQVSKPRAALSPDKTRISVHISLTEGEPFSLGTLEVDGDRLDYSEDFLRDHIELQQGDVFNKTQLMKDLVSIQELYRDQGYAYVNISPEPQIHEQEHIVDLKLQIDPGPLVYFGRFEIKGNTSTVDEVIRRELRIYEGELYSASLLRLSEQRLNQLGYFESVQMDTKPSAQNPDHIDVEIVVKEKKLGQIQVGGGYGTGGEGLLFQGQVTQNNLFGRGQSLSAVVQLSAYRRIFELSFSDPYLLYLNREPVSFSLRAYHTQRFLIDYYRGNSGGELGFGYPIGSFLSPYSNRWYQNASPFWKPYVPDFENLRFYLSYMAERVEVEDSLEGINYWGWHLHQPRYTTSLKPVLQMDQRNNRLFPTAGYLLEFRSEFANAYLGSGLLDKLESQSTSNNFLRLGTTTRFYYNFDQWFFLKNWVLKLNVDFGFLNTFGVQIVSENFRLGGVQLGAATGLRGYYFQSIGPVLNVSQQYSTQPIQQINVGGNKQFLSNLELEFPIAKTLNLSAVFFFDLGNVYSPFENLFYIGHKNLKNTHPQYWDPLGLFYGMGLYSAAGFGLRWLSPFGALRFEWGFPLVRRPHGTPGIPAGDSPVQFLFTIGQSF
- a CDS encoding deoxyribodipyrimidine photo-lyase — protein: MQPIHLVWFRQDLRLFDNPALQEASRLGRVLPIYIRDPEAGAASQSWVTQSLSQLNKHLSNHLRIFEGQPLEIIQRLIRSEQISGVFWNRRYDPIGLQQDKVLKHTLREQGIRCDTFNASLLFEPWQTQKKDGTPYRVFTPFYRNLSAESPPPRKPLPAPKQLQLHWISPEKELEALPAWALKVAQYWTPGEDGAQQTWDRFCNSKLSAYELNRDYPALSASSCLAPYLHFGEISPNAIWWDIHEPNHPFIRQLIWREFAHSILFDHPHTACENYQSAFDSFPWQDSSPLLERWQKGLTGIPLVDAGMRELWETGTMHNRVRMVVGSFLTKNLLIHWKRGLEWFSDCLVDADLANNAMGWQWVAGSGVDAAPFFRIFNPTTQAKTFDPAGEYIKRFVPELRHLTIAELFEPWKSKHPPRTYPKPVVDLAESREKALRYYKQLR